The sequence CTTTACAGAAAGTAAAGCAGATAATTGCTGGGTAAATAGTTTCCCTTTCTGTTTTGGAAGGTTTCTCTTTCGCTCATAGACCactgaaatcagaaaaaaaaaaatcatacttctCTTGTTGGAAGTTTCACAGTGGTCTGGCAGTACATTAAAGTAGTTGTGTCTTTGAACTGTTCATTTACCGTGGCTTTTTCTTCTCCTCTGCAGTGCCTCTGGTGCTAGCGTTGTGGCCATTGACAACAAGATTGAACAGGCAATGGTAAGCTGAAGTAACACAGTTCACATCAAAGATATGAATACATTCTGCACTAAACATGTAGTATATGAAGGGATGTATTTAAGCATGCATGTCCaaaatgtttgtcagtttatACTTCATAACCTGTAAATACATTGTTGTAGTCTACAAACTGTACTAATAATTCCAAATAGTTTGTTGCAATAGTTAGAAGCAACAAATCTTCCAAAAAGAAATGTCCTTTTCTTTGTGCAGTCTTTTTGAATGTTGTAGTAGCCAATAAATCAAGACAGCACAAGACACAAACCAGAGAACTAGTACAGGTAATGACAGTAGGAAGACTGTAAATCCAGACACATAGTAATTTACCACCACAGAATTACTGAAAACACCCTTCAGTCAAACACTTGCGCTATCTTGCTAAAGACCGATCTCTGAAAACAGACCAAAGGAGTATGAGATGACAGCAAACCTCATCAGTCTTTCAGCGAAAGCATCAGCTGTGCAACCAAGCAGAACAGCCTTAAATCTTAGTACAGCTCCTGTTTTTTACCTTTAAACtgatctctctctttcttttgtgTCATGACAGGATCTTGTCAAGAACCACCTGATGTACGCGGTGCGTGAGGAGGTGGAGATCCTCAAAGAGCAGATCAAAGAGCTGGCAGAGAAGAACAACCAGCTAGAGAGGGAGAACTACCTGTTGAAGAACCTGGCCAGTCCAGAGCAGCTGGAGAAGTTCCAGTCTCGCATCCCTACAGACGTTCTGTTACCTCTGGACAATCAGGCCAACCAGCTGACCCCAGACCAGCACCAGACCTGCAACCACAGCACTGGCTCTGCTGTATAAGTGGCTCTGCCTTGGGGCGGGCAGAGCCACTGTCTCCTAACAGTAATGGACCTCCATTTTAACGGAAGCGTTATAAAATCGCCACCGCTGAGAAACCTTCAAGATATGAAGGAGGAGCATCGGGGCTGTAAATGATCGATGGGACATAAAAGAACTGTTGACACTGATAAGCACAAAACAGACCTAGAGATGCTCTGACTGATGTGGTGTCAGGCCCGTCCACCGATACCGTCCAACTCTTTGTCGTAGTCTCTCTTTGTAGACAACAGTGCTAATAGCGAAGGGAATGAATAGACACCGGTGAGCACTTTCTTCCAGACAGAGGGGGACTTTCCCTGCCTAGCCAAACTCTTCTAACAAGGACCCTTTGCTGTAGAAAGGGTTTAGAGGAGGTGTTGATAGGGCTGGCCCTGCAGGTGCTAACTTGGACAGTAGGAGGGTGGGGGCTGCTCTTTGTGTCACCCAAAGGAGACCCATCTGAGGCAGTCCTCCATGTCTCAATGAGAAAAGCCCCATCATGTGGATTTGTCCCATCTTGAAATACAAGTTTCATGGACTCTCAGCTGCACATTTCAGCCACATAACAAGGACCTTTCCTGTACCCACAATGTATTGCGCATGTTTTCATGTACATTTAAGCATAACAAAAGTAATCAGGATAAGCTAAGGCAACAGAGGTGGAGGTTAATGCAGTATAGCCTATTAGAGCAGGTTAACGGCTGCAGTAGACTAATCAGTATACTGTAATGAGTCATAAAACATAATCTTGTATTGTCTGCAGTTGGGGCTTGCTGCTTTTGGGGGAAAATAATCCtgctatattttcttttttttgtgattttgaacAAAAATCAGTTGTTTATGAAATAGGAGTAATGTACAGCGGTCTTGaaagattatttttttgtatactaGGGAGGACAGGCATATCTGCCCACCTTATTTGCCGAGCTCTCCAAAAGAACTACAGTGTACATACTGAAACGTCCTAGAGTAAATGTAGTAGAGATGGCAAGCAAGCAGATGCCTGCATCTCTCACTGCTGATGCACTCCTGATTTTTAGCAGTGTTGCCCAGTGTCTGGTCTGTTTGATGCTCAGATGCCAGATTGAAAACGATGGCATGACAACAGTGCCTGTCTGTAGTAAGAGAGGAATATTTTCACACTGAGCTCTGTTGTTGTTCGCTAGCTACCAAAGACTTTGCCTCTTGATTTTTCTTACAACAACAGAAGCAAACCAGGACCATGTGTAAAACTTCACAGGGAGAAGCGTTGTTAGTGAGTGCTAATGTTTCTATGTGATTTTTGTAAAGATAACGGTATTGTTGCTGTAAAGTATCCATAAAAGGGTTGTTCACTATGGTGTATGGATACGACTGCACATTTGCAATAAACCTTATGTTTACATAATGCAATCCACTCCTACTTTGTCTTTCTTATCAAGTACATCCACTTTGTTCATGCTTTACAAATCTACTGCATTTATTATATTAATTCAAACATATTAAGGTTCATAGATAGATACTTttttcattccagcaaaaattcaCATACCTATAATACATCATAGAGTCTTTCCAGGGAAGTAAATTGATCATTCAAGAATGGAACACAGACAAAACATTAtgatttgttgtataatttggtTCCTACATATTTTTGAAGCTTTATACATTGATACAGTTTGTAGAAATAGTGCCGTCATTATTGACTTTCAAGCAGTGTTTTGGTGGTTACACTTTTTACAGAGTAGTGAGGTTTATTTCCTAGAAATTGAGTTAAGAGTCACAGATAAAGTGTCAGGGAAAAACATGCAGAATGATTTTATTTTCTGGTTTTCAAACAAGACAACCACTGTGAAATGCCACTTATTTGAATTTGAGTAAACAACATATTGCCCCTTAACAAAATCTGCATCGCATTCCTGGATTCACTTCAGCACAACATCTTTGAATATTAGACACTGATTCCATTCTGTTCAGCTTTATGTGCCTAGAGTTTACACGGTCAGTCtaaaaaaacatgtgatttgtAAAATGAGTCTCAAAAAGGAGTTTTCAAACAGTCTGGTGGCTCCACAGACAATGGAAACATTAAAATCTCTCTTACTCCACGAGACTACAAAGAAAGTCATATTACCAGAAAGTTTACAAACTTTTCACTTTTTTCCAATTTCCAAAAGTAGGCGACCACTAATGACAGTGAAGTAATAACAGCCATGTTGCCAGTGgattggaaaaaaaacacttcGCCCTGGTAGCGTTTCCCTTCAGACAGATTGGCAGCCAGTCAGTTCAGCCTGTGTAATAAGATATGTTGTGGCTTCCCTGGAGCGTAGACTAGGCTCACGTCCATCTAATGTTGAGAACAGAGGCTCTGCACAGCCCTTTGGAAAGCCCAGAACCATCCCTACAGATAAAACAGCACTACAAAAACTGTATCTGCTCACTTTTGCACATCAAATAGTGGTCTCTCCTGCTGTTTCATGTCAGAACAGCCTACTTATTGTGAAGCCAGTGGCCCAGATCAATATACCTGCCCCGAAGAGTGTTCTGCATTTAATTAGCGGCAAGAGGGACGTGCAGGGTATTGACTACGGAAGGTATTTGTTTAAAAATGCTTAAAGGAGAGGGACAAGGTTTTAATGGAGGTTTTGCACAAGATAATCAGAGTCAGTCAGTGACAAGAGGCTGCAGGCATGAGGCGGAATGTAGAGCAAAGAGCTGATGCAGACGCTCACCCTATGGAAAATTCAGCTGTGTGTGCATGACATAGGCTCTAAAGGCCTGATTTTATACTGTACTCCTCATACTGCATGTGTCTTTCTATTTTGGGATACTGAAATACTGTGTCCTGAAGTCATTCAAGTCCATGTGGCTTTTATTTGAAAACAACACCAGTAAATCTCTAGTCATGCTTAACAACTGAAACAAATCAAGGAGATATTTCTAaggacatttttgcatttttgacacCATCACATTTGCTGCTGGCTGTTGCttcaaatgtgtgtttttgtatgttatTGGTATCAAAAATAAGAGTCTATGAGGCATGTGTTGTGTGACTGGACATATCCATTCAGTTTTACCATTTGGATAACTCTGAAACACATATGTagatgagaaaaaataaaatgtagatgACAGAAAGGGAAGGAAAGAGTTGAAGGAAGCAGTAAATCTTTACACAGTTTAGCCATTTTGACACTGTTCAAACCAATACTTTACTAACTGCATAGTGTGATTTTAACATATTTCCTGTTTTGAAATCTTATCAGACACTGATGTCAGCCTTTAGTTAATATCTCGTAAGATCATGGTGCAGAATGTgtcaccattcattcatttaaggAATAAAGACTTGTACCCATTTATGGGTAGAAAAAACACAGAAGTTCTGAGTCACTGAAACAGTGACTTCAGATCCATTTCTTGAAAGTGCAGTTAAATATTAAGAATGTGGGAAGAGCCTTAGTTGTGGAAATAAACTTCTGATTGGAGTTTTCTTGCAACGCGGCAGCTGCAAGAAGAGTTTGTGCAGGATTACGGTGttatgtaatgaaaaaaaaaacacatctgtttcagatgaaAACTCAGGGATTGTACTGGAATAAGCACGCTCTGCCCTAAATGTGGTTAAGTTTGCATGCATGGGTATAATTTTGTCTGACTGGTATTCATGCAGACATATACAACTTCAGAGTCCTCAAAATGTCAGCATATGCATTATGTTAACATTAAAGACAGAGGTAAATGACCCACATGTTAGATCTTGGTTGAGTATCGTGCGCTGTGTATTTCCTGTGTTATGAACAAGGAGCTGATCTACTTTCCACAAAAACAGTTCAAAAGGATGGCAAATTGCTGATGACAGATAGTTATGCAAtatgtaaaatctatcattaaaacTGTCTTACATAACGAAGACAGCAGGAAAACAGTAGACTGAAAATACCTCCAGTGACATAACATTTTAAACACCTTAAAACAAGACTTGAATAAGTTTAATTTAGGGTATTATGTTAAAATGCCTGGCGACatgggtgtaccccaccttcacccataagtagctgggatagactccaccGACCCTAGTAtggataaaacgggttcagatgatgaatgaatgaatgaatgaatgactgttaacccataaggacccagtgtgacttttgctgcagttcccaaatgaatttttctctctatttaacctttcccaagtgatttatcaacatttactatgatattatcctctgaactttgccttttttccagtgaaattcatcttttttcttgtgtttcattgactgatcatgtagaggttcataaaagctcagagtaaagtcaaaggctattatatcaaaacagaaaaaaactgaagaaaatgtgactttttttttagtaaaatctatcattaactgaacattaactcaGTTTGTCCattcactgccattgatccaactccatgggttttactggtgaatcaatgctgtagaagataacggtgtttctatggtcactacagagcctctgaacatccaaatgggtcataactgatgaccatgaaaagatgacaaactgtattttacaccaattatttacatgtattgataggattagcggatcaacagtttaaatcagtagatgcttttggtcgacagtggatgtttggatttttatgggttaaaatgcatcACATAGAtcctttcattttctgaactgctaaaTCCCTGCTTGTTCCTTGCGTCTTAGGGGAGAACAGGCTCCACATAGAAGGGCCCCCATTCACAAAGACATTTATTTACAGGTAAATATAATTCAAATGGATGCTAATATTCTAGTAGTTCAGCAGTTCATTGCTGCGTTAGTGATATAAAATTGTCCTGAATTATTCATATTGTTCACACTTGTTTCATTTCTGCTTTGTTAAGTAGGTTAGTTTATTCTTTCTCGTTCATGGCTGCGTTTCAGTAAATGTTTGTAGCTTCCCAGATACATTTGCTTCAGCCACACAAGAACATCTGCTGCGCTACCAAAATGGAAATCCAGGTTATGCCTCCACATTCAAATTAATCATTAGCAAAAGGTTTGCATATCTGGTGTAGCTTTACCTCTCCTGTTACATTTCTTTCCACACATAGCACAAGGAAACAAAattcctttaaaggggtcatattttgctaaacccacttttattagtctttggaacatttatttgtgtatttggggactttaacagttcaaaaagttggaatttgaaccctccaggtgctgcacagctatcgttacactgcaaaaatctaaatcttaccaaatgtatttttcttcatttctagtcaaaatatctcatcacacttaaataagaaataatcacctaaagagtaacttttcagtgacaattttcacttgttccattggcagatttttttgcttgattcaattaataaaaaaaaaaaaaaaaaaactgccaatggaacaaatgaaaatgatcttggtaagatttcttaaaataagattttcaagatctattgtctgaaaatgatcttatatctcactgaaaagttactctttaggtgattgtcttattttaagtgtgatgagatatttcgactggaaatgagaaaaatacgcttggtaagattttgatttttgcagtgtatattcattccggcaaaaattgaatggatttctacaatctttttcaattccctcttaatttgttacgttttataactagttacgtcatgacatttgcacgtataaggtgAAGACTTCCGATGatcatttctctgagtacgccataattgtttgtcagcagcagcggttgtagtccatactgaaaatatgtcgaaactttgagccaattacctaaaatgttcagttgttggttgtattaatgaacacaagtggttgaacgggacagagcagcacagccaacaacctggaaagggggtggggtcatgtgtatttaaagcCAGCGCTTAAAAcaacctttctgatgtcattacttagaaatagggttgaagatggacctgtggagttgaattaatgaagaattcagacccaagcatagcatttacagtttatgtagaccacagggaaatgttttaaaatgcataattccatttaaaaatgcaaaatatcactcctttaagtgtttgaaaaatgaaaaattaggCTGATTTGAAAGGCTTTTAGctcaaaatgtgttaaaatgttagcTCCGTTCAGTCTTCACACGCAGAAATATCTCTTACGTCCGTAAACACAGTAGTAGGTGGAAGAGCAGTTCTCATAAATCTCTCCGCTGCTTTCCATGAAGGAAAAGTTTGAACTTGCATACTTAGGAACGTGTTAAAAAGCAGGTATCTTTGATTGTATCTAATCTATCCAACATGTTATATAACAGCGCTGCGAGATAAATATAAAGAATGAACCGATGTGAACTTCATACAAAACAGGCCCTGCAGGTCACGTGTTTGGATTTAGTTTTTGTCTAAATACTGAGAACTGAAACGATGGAAATACTGATTACATGTGAGCAGAAGATGTTGGATAGATTTATTATATTCACATAGTCTAACcccagtctgtctgtctattttaaCTCGATTCAAATGCATCTAATAGTGTTCACAGTAATTATACGAAAAGTGCATTATGTCTAAAATAATCTGAAAGAATCTGCACgtaaaaatgaaaaactaaagggtggggaagcaaaatttacaatattttgaggcaggggttgaaagacagtatatgaccaattagtttattgaaagtcatgagaatttatttgctacaagaaaatttatatgatagaaaatgtttttattctatgtgtccttctttctcaataactgccttcacacgcttcctgaaacttgctcaagtgttcctcaaatattccggtgacaacttctcccattcttctttaatagtatcttccagactttctcgtgatagctttgctcatagtcattctcttctttacattataaacagtctttatggacactccaactatttttgaaatctcctttggtgtgacgagtgcattcagcaaatcacacactctttgacgtttgctttcctgattactcatatgggcaaaagtttctgaaaaggtatggataatagtgttaggtatgattatgacatcaatatatgtttggtttcaaaacaattgacgtagtgcctgctgagaaaaaacaactaaatgttcattgtaaattttgcttccccaccctgtaaataacaTAAATTTCATTGATCTAGCCTCTGGGTCTTGTCAGTGATCAGCTCAGACCCTCATAAACTGTGTTTATATCTTAACCTATCAAAACAATTCCAGGAATGTGGTACACTTGGGACATCTTGTTCATGAAGTCAAAGGTCAGGAGCCCCCGGTTTCCTATTTACGGCTCTGTCCCAGTTCTGGGTAGCATTGCACAGTGAGGACCTGAACATAAACTGAATCCCCGCAGACACCGACCAAAACATGTCACATGCATAGGGTTAAAGAGCAGATGTTGCGTAACCTGAATATTGAAGAAAATATAGATTTAACAAGCTCTGCTCCTCGTTAACATTGGTACACTAATCATAAGACGGACTTCTAGGTTGTTAATCCTCAAAGCAACAGCATTGGATGGTAATAATCACATAAGACAATAGTGTATTTTTAGAAAATGCTAGATTGTTGGTGATATGAAGTGTAATAGCTGAGAATTTTATATTTACCCTGCATTTAACCtacctcttgtgttagctttctgttaccatctcttatgttaacaggtcggttttgacccatgtcttaaatcagctgtaaaatacactaaaaataattatctatcatccaatttgtttcttaTCTCTTGGTTACCCTGTTtgacttccttatccatgaaaatattggttttaatatttttggtgtgagcctctgggcctttttttgtcagtatactcCTCCATGTGCACTCTGCAGTCACCAACTCTacactgaactgacctcacatgtgggcatgcccgtctttgcttgttttgttttggtgcaggtaaactggataacaaggcaaaatgagaaccctcaaaagctcacatgattggtaGAGGAGCTGACACAATGTGTTGGCTGACAGcacacttatgatttcagttttagctctaattattgctttataatctaatTTTTATAATTGGGTCAAAACTGACcccaacaacacaaaggtcataattttaactagagcatttcataattaagtgaattttttttaatctattttttttttattattttgttgaaatagaggttcctgacaaagctAAAAAACcttgatgcaatacacaaattttatgtggttcatttatgaatttaaaacctaaaatgggtcggtGCTTACCCTAACACAAGAGAAAGGTTAACCTTTAACCTGTATATCAGATAAACTGCAAGAATGGAAGTGAACAGTAAAGTAAATGACAGATGTGGAGTTTTTATTTCGGTAGTACTGTAAGAAGGCAGCAGTAGCTAAGACTTCAGTAAAGCTGACACACTTAGGCTACAAGGCAGTTTACAGTGTTGAATTTATGGAACACTTTACAGTTGAACATTTATGGACATGTTTCTTTCCACCACAAATATAGGTTCAGCCGATATTTGGTGGAGTTTGCGGAGAGTTATGCAACTCCCTCTCTTCCATTGTGGTCAGTCTGAGCGAGTGGGCCCTTTGTATGGTAAACATCCTTTATCCTCTGAACTAGTTTTTGGCCCATGTAAAGAAGAGCTGAAGTGGGCTGCAGGAAGTTTAAGATGTAAACAGAGCAGGAAATGAACTCCAGTCAACCTTAAGAATAGATGTTGTCGTAAAGCGCTTCCCTAACAGGCCAGACAtgcacaaatgttcaaaaataagtGGTTAATTCACACTGTGAATATTGCTCATCATGGCTCGGTCTCATTGTTCTATCTTATAATCCATAGACTAGGCCAACTCTGTAGTTTATAAAATATAACAGCATTAATAGTGAAACAAATGTAAGGCATAAACAGATACTTTCCTTTGTGCATGAGGAGTCATGCCATCTTACCATTGCCACATCAATACAAGGAATCCAAATCCAGGTTTAGTTTCTTTTTGTTATGTATTGTTGGGTACCAGAGCATACATGACCAGGATACAGCGAACATCCTTCTGTTATTTTATTGATGAACTTCAGAGAGGAACAGCTAGATTTCTGTTTGGACATGCATGACAGGAATAACAGGATCATGTTATTTACAGAGGCTCCTGCTCATTACTCTAATGAATgggtatatatagaaatatgttTATTGACtaaaaataccatattttcatttATCAGTTTCTTCAAAGACTACATGTTGGCTAAATGTTTGTTTTCCATTTAATATTAAGTCTTGTGAAGCAGTCATTTCATGGGAGCTTGATCAGACGTTTACACGGTTGTATTTAGGCACTTAAAGCACTTGATTATTGTAATGAAATCTTATCAAATAAGATACTATGGTAAAAGTTAACACCTGAAGCATGAGATATGACTGTTAACCCAGATCCAAATAAACTGGATTTCCTTTTACCTTAAAGAAATCTAAAGCTGGAGGACTTGTTGGAAAGTACTTATCGCTACAAACAAAGAGAGCATTTCATCAAAGTTACAGCTACAGATAGTGTTTCCATTTCATCTCAGAATTGTTTTCTTATAGTTTCTTACTCATACAGTGTATTTAGTTTCCATACAGAATTCTCAAGGGAGTTATTTTGCAACAAATGTGCTGACTCAGTggtgtttttccatttttcaacTGGTGAGGCTCCGTAACATCCAGGATTAATGATGCATCATGTGCAACATGAGCAGAAATCTGTGAGAAAAGCAGAAGAAAGTGGCTCAACAACCCAATgacagaaaaatgtacaaaatattgtATTCCCCAGAGTTCCAGGTCGGACAAGTGTCGCTAAATCTTGCTCAACTTTTAGTCCGAAACCGTATAATTCATTTTTATTACC is a genomic window of Sphaeramia orbicularis chromosome 10, fSphaOr1.1, whole genome shotgun sequence containing:
- the tsc22d3 gene encoding TSC22 domain family protein 3 isoform X2, which translates into the protein MSTEMFAKTPMEVAVYQLHNFSISFFSSLLGGDVVSVKLDNSASGASVVAIDNKIEQAMDLVKNHLMYAVREEVEILKEQIKELAEKNNQLERENYLLKNLASPEQLEKFQSRIPTDVLLPLDNQANQLTPDQHQTCNHSTGSAV